Below is a window of Carassius gibelio isolate Cgi1373 ecotype wild population from Czech Republic chromosome B23, carGib1.2-hapl.c, whole genome shotgun sequence DNA.
ttattttgtttagttgtttgtTCAGAATCGTGATCTCTGTTTTTATTCTCAGTTTATCCAGAATTGTGTAGCTCTAATACATAGCTTGTGTATGtatcattttgttctatttaaAGTAATGTATAGAAGGTAGGGCCCGAAAGTGACTCAAGCCCAGGGGCCCCCAACACCCTAAGTCCTGCCCTGCCTATGCTCAAGGTTATAGCGCAGTCTCACTTAGAAAAAAATACACCAATCGTTGAATGGCACTGCGTCATTGCTCAAGGTTTGCATTCGTACGCGTCATCGTCATATAAAAGCCTCTGAACGTCTCGCTTTCGCAGACCTGTAAGAGTAAGTTTAGAGCAGTGGCCCCAGTTCACCACAGCGTTGCGCACAGCTCGCCAAATACACACATAGTAGGAAATGTGCAGCTCTTAGCAAGGAAAACGATGTTTAATTTAACCATTGTTATGTGTTGATATTTAAAAACTAACATGGAGTTTAATACTACGCTATCAGGACGCAACTTCATAGACTTGCGCATTTTAACGCAGAAACTTCTCTCTTCGGCGAACCGGTCCCTGTCATTTCTGGACAATGAAACGGAAAGCGTCTCCGAGGAGGATTTGGACGTAAATACAGACATCTATTCTAAAGTTTTTGTTACTGTGATTTATGTGGTGTTGTTTGTAATCGGACTTTTTGGGAACTCGATCACCCTTTACACACTTCTCACGAAGAAATCTCTTCAAAACCTCCAGAGTACGGTGCACTATCACCTGGCGAGTCTGGCCATATCCGATCTGCTCATCTTGATCCTCTGCATGCCCATTGAGTTATACAACTTTATCTGGGTTCATCACCCGTGGGCTTTTGGGGAGGCTGTTTGTAAAGGGTATTACTTTCTGCGGGACGGCTGCTCGTATGCGACGGCGTTCAACATCGCCAGCCTGAGCGTGGAGCGCTTCATGGCCATCTGCCACCCGTTCAAGGCGAAGAGCATCATGTCGCGGAGCCGCACCAAGAAACTCATCAGCGCTATGTGGGTCGCGTCTTTTCTCCTGGCCACTCCGATGCTCTTCACCATGGGGCAGCGACTGATAAAAGACGAATTTATATGCACCACTATCGTGTCCTCGATCACTGCTAAAAGCGTCCTACAGGTGAGCGCGCACAGTACTTTTTCCATGATTTGGACGAGTGGAGCATTTTCTTATTTCTGTATAAAGCCGTGGTTATAACTGCGTTTTGTTTCATGCATGAGTAGGCTAGCAGAAGCTTTAGTTTCTAATAAAAAGTAACAACCTGTTGCGTAGCAGTATCTCTCAATACCCGATcatctaaaaaataaacattgtctaCATCTAAACATGGTCACGAATTCCCATGATTACACTATTAAACAGTGTAAAATGTGCACCCAGTAATTTGTTTCcccataattaataaaaaaacaacgttCTAGAAATAATGTAGGCTCACATAAGATACTATCTCCATTCTTATCAGTTTTCCAGAagaagctgtttaattattttatggaGCGGGTCCCCACATGAAgaaatactatagtaatttatagtaaatattaTATCGTTTTTGAACCATAATAAAGTGTATTTCTCtgtatatattatactatttacaacactttgttaatgaatgctacagtgaactgataaactgtaataaatactgtagtataGTTAagattttacaacagtaaactaCTGTATTGTAACATAATATAGCCTATAGTTGTAGAAAGCTTAGTAGAGTATTGGGTAAAGGGATTTGTTTATATTACTATAGCTGTTATATTACCACAGCAACTATAGAATTACTATAACAAATTAACTCAAGTAGGTTACTatagtatggttcaaaaacactatagtatttaccATAAATGACTATAGTATTTTCTTATGGGCGACACCACATGACCAGCTGCGTCACTaagctactactactactactactactactactactactactaatgttGATTTTAATTTCTGACAATGCTGCACAAAGCAGGAAAAAATACATCTAGACAAAACAAGCAACTCCTATATGATAAAAACATAcactgtatgtacacacacagcaTAACACCCAGGCATTGCTTAAAATGCTGGAATGGATCATGTGTGCCATCCACCAGACAGTTCAAATCAAACGAGTGTGAGATAAAAAACAAAGTGTCCAAACAAGCAATCCAACATTACACCGAAGTCCAAGTTGACCAGCTGTCAACAAGTCCAGACATGCTGATTCAAGCAGAATGGGTACGAGGGGGAAAATAAAATTTCCAAACTAGTAATCTCTGCTGGATTGATGAAACAAACCATGATGACCTGAAGCTCAAGTGTGCAGATGGGTGCAATGCAACAGCCAGCCGAGTAGCAGGCCAGTAGATATACTAGTACTAGTACTATTGGAACAAACAAAACAGGCGAAAATATggttttgttgtagttgttgttgtttacctTAAGTAGCTATATTTCTTTTTCGACTTTGAACTTGTCCTAGTTAGATACTTTTGTTGATTTAACCTAATGCTGTTGGGTTGATTCTaccatatttaaaacattgtgtAAAAGTGTATTGGGTTTTATTCTGAAACACAAGAGTAGCGGTTAAATGATTTAATATGCATTAGGCCACTTTGATTATTTTGGAATTTAAATGAAATGCTGAAGTCTCGATTAATCAAACAACACATTAGAATGGCAAGCAGCAGTGTCCTCATTGCTTCCGTTGTGAGCACTGATGGTCATGgaagtcaaaataaataattcattcaaatgaatTTAACTATTGCTGTCTCTTGAAAATACAACTGCAAGTCAGGACCCATATCTG
It encodes the following:
- the LOC128011781 gene encoding neurotensin receptor type 1, which encodes MEFNTTLSGRNFIDLRILTQKLLSSANRSLSFLDNETESVSEEDLDVNTDIYSKVFVTVIYVVLFVIGLFGNSITLYTLLTKKSLQNLQSTVHYHLASLAISDLLILILCMPIELYNFIWVHHPWAFGEAVCKGYYFLRDGCSYATAFNIASLSVERFMAICHPFKAKSIMSRSRTKKLISAMWVASFLLATPMLFTMGQRLIKDEFICTTIVSSITAKSVLQVNAFLSFVVPMAVISALNGVIASQLLRMFRESAQDNRICIIGGNATMLSVAVEPNRAQSMRHGVMVLRAVVIAFVVCWLPYHARRLMYCYVTEWTTALFDFYHYFYMITNVLFYVSSAINPILYNLVSANYRQIFFSTLRYLILPCRHKKQKHVLTRHSISICSNQTFSTSVIKETIY